From Candidatus Bathyarchaeota archaeon, a single genomic window includes:
- the nikR gene encoding nickel-responsive transcriptional regulator NikR → MPNSSMGKKDMSKIVRVGVTFPPDLLKELDEVLEGMSYESRSKAIQDSVSAFVSEHKWLREQKGIRVGVLVVLYDHEVKGLNEALIDTQHEHADVIYSSMHIHLSERNCLEAIAVKGEAEEIKKLTQELKTKKGVKQVKLSIVY, encoded by the coding sequence GTGCCAAACAGTTCAATGGGGAAAAAGGATATGAGCAAAATTGTTCGTGTCGGCGTTACTTTTCCGCCTGATCTGCTTAAAGAGCTTGATGAAGTGCTTGAGGGGATGAGTTATGAGAGCAGGTCTAAGGCGATTCAGGACTCTGTGAGCGCTTTTGTCAGCGAACACAAGTGGCTTCGGGAGCAAAAGGGAATAAGAGTTGGCGTCTTAGTGGTACTTTATGACCATGAGGTGAAGGGCTTAAATGAAGCTCTTATCGACACTCAACATGAGCATGCTGACGTGATCTATTCCTCCATGCATATTCATCTAAGCGAACGAAACTGCCTCGAGGCCATAGCGGTAAAGGGCGAGGCCGAAGAAATTAAAAAACTAACCCAAGAGTTGAAGACAAAGAAGGGAGTGAAACAGGTCAAATTATCCATAGTTTACTGA
- a CDS encoding serine hydroxymethyltransferase, with amino-acid sequence MTSAREYYDQTFGFLQQHHRWFREAVPLIASENVPSPAVREALVTDFGNRYAEGWPEERVYAGCVYIDRVELLCIELMKKLFKAEFVDVRPISGVMSNLVLYTAFTDPGDVMMALPIPCGGHISMGKKKFGGTAGAVRDLVVEYLALDHKELNIDVDRTKERVKKLVEKGKAPKLVMFGASVFPFPHPVRELADTFRDVGATVAYDAAHVAGLIAGGCFQDPLREGADVVTLSTHKTLFGPQHGGVLSWDRYADRIKRATFPGLSSNHHLHAVAGVAIACAELLEFGKEYVKQVVRNAKALGQALFERGFNVLAEHKGFTESHVVLVDITKYGDGGNIEGELEKANVILNRNLLPWDIKAGRHFMHPGGIRLGTSEVTRLGMKENEMADIAEFMKRVVIDKEDVNKVKKDVIEFRKDFQKVHFCFENMTEAYKYVKIR; translated from the coding sequence GAGGCGGTTCCGCTGATTGCAAGCGAGAATGTGCCAAGCCCGGCTGTGCGTGAGGCATTAGTAACCGATTTTGGAAATCGATATGCGGAAGGCTGGCCTGAAGAGCGTGTGTACGCGGGATGCGTGTACATTGATCGAGTGGAGCTTCTTTGCATTGAGTTGATGAAGAAACTGTTCAAGGCGGAGTTTGTTGATGTCCGCCCCATATCAGGTGTTATGTCGAATTTGGTGCTTTATACGGCGTTCACAGACCCTGGTGATGTTATGATGGCTTTGCCTATTCCTTGCGGGGGTCACATTAGCATGGGGAAGAAGAAGTTTGGGGGAACTGCTGGGGCTGTTCGCGACTTGGTGGTGGAATATCTTGCTTTAGATCATAAGGAGTTGAATATTGATGTTGATAGGACGAAGGAGAGGGTTAAGAAGCTCGTGGAGAAGGGAAAGGCTCCTAAGCTAGTGATGTTTGGTGCCAGTGTTTTTCCGTTTCCGCATCCTGTGCGTGAGTTGGCTGATACGTTTCGTGATGTGGGAGCAACTGTGGCGTATGATGCGGCTCATGTGGCTGGTTTGATTGCTGGAGGGTGTTTTCAGGATCCTTTGAGGGAAGGGGCTGACGTTGTTACGTTAAGTACTCACAAGACGTTGTTTGGTCCTCAGCATGGTGGTGTGTTGTCTTGGGACCGGTATGCGGATAGGATTAAGCGGGCGACATTTCCTGGGCTTTCGAGTAATCATCATCTTCACGCTGTGGCTGGTGTTGCTATAGCTTGTGCTGAGTTGCTTGAGTTTGGTAAGGAGTATGTTAAACAGGTTGTTAGGAATGCGAAAGCTTTGGGTCAGGCTTTGTTTGAGCGTGGTTTTAATGTTTTGGCTGAGCATAAGGGCTTCACTGAGTCACATGTGGTTTTGGTTGATATTACAAAGTATGGTGACGGGGGTAATATTGAAGGAGAATTAGAGAAGGCGAATGTCATTTTGAATCGAAATCTGCTTCCTTGGGACATCAAGGCTGGCCGTCATTTTATGCACCCTGGCGGTATTCGTTTAGGAACTAGCGAGGTTACGAGGTTGGGAATGAAGGAGAATGAAATGGCTGATATTGCGGAGTTTATGAAAAGGGTTGTCATTGACAAAGAAGACGTGAACAAAGTGAAGAAGGATGTCATTGAGTTTCGGAAAGATTTCCAGAAGGTTCACTTCTGCTTTGAGAATATGACTGAAGCGTATAAGTATGTTAAGATTCGTTAA